The following nucleotide sequence is from Deinococcus aerius.
GCACACGACCACGTTCCCCACCCGCACGGCGTCGTTCTGCACGGCGAGCATGCCCGGGGGCAGCGCGGCGCGCAATTTGCCCGCGCTCGTCCACCAGTAGTCGTGGTTGCCGCGCAGCAGCACCTTCGTCCCGGGCAGCGCCGCGATCAGGGCGAGGTCGGCGGTCGCGTCCGGGAGCCGCATGGCCCACGAGAGGTCGCCGGGCAGCAGCACGAGGTCGCCGGGGCGCACCTCCTCCCGCCAGTGTTCGAAGATGGCTCCCGGGTGCCCCGCCCAGTTCGGCCCAAACACCGTCATCGGCTTGGGCGTCACGCTGGAGAGGTGCAGGTCGGCGATGGCGAACACGCGCATGAACAAGACTCCGGGGTGGAAGGGGAGCGGGCAAAGAAGAAAGCCTCCCGCGGGGAGGGGAGGCTTCCTGCGTGGTCGGGGCGAGAGGATTCGAACCTCCGACCCCTTCGTCCCGAACGAAGTGCGCTACCAGGCTGCGCTACGCCCCGTCCAACCACGGCCCCAGTCGTCAGGCTCGGCCCGCTTCCAGTGCGCCCGGTAGTCTACGTGGTGCCCCCGGGGGTGTCAAGCACGCTTTTCGTCCCTCCTGCCGCCGCCGGGGATCAGGGGAAAGGTGTCATGCCGGGCGCACGCGAAGCCTCTCGGGGGGACACGGAGAGGCCTTCACTGCGCCCGGGACGACACGTCCGCCTGACGAACAGGCCCGACCATCACTCCACCTGCTCGTCATCGTCGAAATTGTCCTCCGGCACGGCCTCGCCTGCCGCCGCCGACACCTCGCGGATCGCGGCCCAGATCACTGCTCCCGGAAAGCCGCGCCGGGCGAGGAAGGCGTAGGCGCTCGCCCGTGGGTCGCGCTTGCGGGCGAAGGAGGACCAGCGGCGCTCCAGCAGGGCGGTCGCGTCGGCCTGCTCCTCGTCGGGGTCGCGGGCGGCCAGGGTCTCCTCGATCAGCCCCTGGGTCACGCCCCGGCGTTTGAGGGTCTGGCGTACCCGGAAACCGCCCACCCCGCGGCGGCTCCCCTCCGCCCGCGCCACGCCCTCGTCGTTCTGGTAACCCAACTCCTGCACGCGGGCGAGCACCTCCCCCGCCAGCGCCTCGTCGTCGGTGCGGCGCAGCAGTCGGGTGCGGAGTTCGGCCTCCGTCAGCGCCCGTCCCGACAGCGCCCGGAAGGCGTAGGCGAGCAGGTCGTCGCGGGCCTTTTGCCTCTCCTCGGGGGTCTTTTCCTCGCCCGTCGTCACGTCCCCAGTATGCCGCTTGCGCCGCACGGCCCGCACCCGCTACACTGCCAGGGTTGCCCATCCCCAGATGGGTCACCACGCGCCCGGCAACCTGCGGGCCGCGTGCGCGCCGGAGACACCCGGTGCTTCGTGTTCCCCCGCCCCGAGGTGGTGGGAACCGCCCCGCGGGAAGCGGGAGAAAGAGAGTTCACCATGGCCCTGCGTCACAAGTCTGCCCAGAAGCGTCACCGCCAGAGCCTCAAGCGGCGCATGATCAACCGCAGCCGCAAGAGCACCATCAAGACCTTTACCAAGAAGGCCGTCGCGGCTGTCCAGACGGGCGCCGAGAACGCGACCGAGCTGCACCGCAAGGCCGAGAGCCTGATCGACAAGGCGGCCAAGGGCAGCACCCTGCACAAGAACACCGCCGCCCGCAAGAAGAGCCGCCTGGCCAAGGCCCTGAACAAGGCCAAGGCCGCCACGCAGCAGGCGTAAGCGAGCAGGATCAACCTGGAAGGCCACCTCCGCGCGGGGTGGCTTTTTTTGCTGTCTTCACGGGCGCGGAGGCGGCAGACCGGGTGGGGCTGCTGCGAGCCGATGGAGTGACGAAAGAGGACACTTCTCCTCCCGGAGAGGACTTCTTTGACCCCTCTGCCCTGGGGAGAAGGGCTGGCGGAGCAAAGGGTAGGGGTCCAAACCGCCGCCTCCCCCTAATCCCGCACCTCATCCAGGTCGAGCGTTCCCGTGTAGTGGTTGAACTCCACGAACAGGCGGTAGACGCCGGGGTGCCCGCTGCCGACCAGTGAGACGGACCAGCGGCCCGGGGGGCACTCCTGCCCGGCGACCTGGGTACCGGACGGGTCGACCAGGCGCAGGGTGGCGCGTCCGCTGCTCACCGTGCAGGTGCCCCGGACGCCCACACTCTTGCCGTCCTCGAACAGGCTGTAGGCGTAGCTGTTCTGGCCCTGGGCATTGAGCAGGTGCGTGGGCGTGAGCGTCACGTACCCCAGGCGCAGGCCGAAGGTGAAATACAGCAGGGCCACGGCGGCGACCAGGGCCAGGAGCAGAAAGCGCATTGCGCGTAGTGTAACGCGGCTTACCTGATGAACGCTATGTAAAAGCCCCCGCCAGCCGCGTCACGCCCTCCCGGATGCGGTCGGGTGTGAGGTGGGCAAAGGCGAGCAGCACGGCGGGAGGGCGCGGACCCAGGGCGAGGGGGGCGGCGGGCGTGAGGGCCACTCCCACCCCGGCAGCCAGGCGCACGGCCTCCTCCTCGGAAAGCGGTGGGGGCAGGGTGACGTGGACGTGGAGCCCCGCCCGGGCGGGCGTGACCTCCCAGCCGGGCAAGGCCGCCAGGGCCGCGAGCAGGACCTCGTGCCGGTGCCGGATCGCCTGCCGGGCGCGGCGCAGGTGGCGGGCATAGGCCCCCGAGGCGAGTACGTCCGCGAGCGCGAGCGCGTCGAGCGTGGCGGGTGCACGGTCGGTGAGGGGCCGGGTGCCCGCGAGCAGGCGCGTGACCCGCTCGGGCGCGACGAGGTAGCCGCTGCGCGTGACGGGCGCGAGGCTCTTGCTGAAGCTCCCCAGCAGGATCACCCGCTCGGGGGCGAGGCCCTGCATGGCCGCCGGGGGCCTCGCCGCGTGGTGCAGGTCGGCGGCGTAGTCGTCCTCCAGGATGAGGGCGCCCGTCCGACGTGCCCAGGCAACCACCTCCGCTTGCCGGGCGGCGGGGAGCGCGACGGTCGTGGGGTACTGCGCCCCCGGCGTCAGGTAAAGCAGGGTCGCCCGATCCGGCAGCGCCGCCGGGTCCAGGCCCGCCGGGTCCACCGGAACGGGGAAAAGGGTGGCCCCGGTCGCCCCCAGCGCCGCCCGCGCGCCGGGATAGGTGGGGTCCTCCAGCGCCGCCACCCGCCCCTCCTCCAGAAAGACCCGCGCCAGCGCGTCCAGGGAGGCCTGGGTTCCGCCCGTCAGCATCACCATGTCGGGGGTGACGCGGGCACCGCGCTCGGCGTTGAGGTAGGCGGCCAGCGCCCGGCGCGTTTCGAGCGGGCCGAGTTCGGGGGCCGGGTCGGGGAGGGTCGCCTGCCCCGCCGCCCGGGCCTGCCGGGCCAGGGCCTGCGCCCACGCCCCCGCCGGGTACAGGTCGGGCACGGGCTGCCCCACCCGGAAGTCCACCGCGTAGGTGCCGCCCGCGTCGGGCACGTGGCCCGCCAGCGCCCGGGTCGCCCAGGCGCTGAGGGGGAGGGGGGCCTGCGCCTCCTCCACCCGGGCCGGGCCGGGAACCGCGACCCGGGTGCCGCTGCGGCCCCTCGTCCGCACGTAGCCCTCGGCGTCGAGCTGGGCGAGGGCGTCCACCAG
It contains:
- a CDS encoding RecX family transcriptional regulator; this encodes MTTGEEKTPEERQKARDDLLAYAFRALSGRALTEAELRTRLLRRTDDEALAGEVLARVQELGYQNDEGVARAEGSRRGVGGFRVRQTLKRRGVTQGLIEETLAARDPDEEQADATALLERRWSSFARKRDPRASAYAFLARRGFPGAVIWAAIREVSAAAGEAVPEDNFDDDEQVE
- the rpsT gene encoding 30S ribosomal protein S20 — protein: MALRHKSAQKRHRQSLKRRMINRSRKSTIKTFTKKAVAAVQTGAENATELHRKAESLIDKAAKGSTLHKNTAARKKSRLAKALNKAKAATQQA
- the pdxR gene encoding MocR-like pyridoxine biosynthesis transcription factor PdxR, with product MTGAPDELRPPLPGEALHARVARTLREAILAGTVPEGTRLPGHRALAARLGVSRNTLVDALAQLDAEGYVRTRGRSGTRVAVPGPARVEEAQAPLPLSAWATRALAGHVPDAGGTYAVDFRVGQPVPDLYPAGAWAQALARQARAAGQATLPDPAPELGPLETRRALAAYLNAERGARVTPDMVMLTGGTQASLDALARVFLEEGRVAALEDPTYPGARAALGATGATLFPVPVDPAGLDPAALPDRATLLYLTPGAQYPTTVALPAARQAEVVAWARRTGALILEDDYAADLHHAARPPAAMQGLAPERVILLGSFSKSLAPVTRSGYLVAPERVTRLLAGTRPLTDRAPATLDALALADVLASGAYARHLRRARQAIRHRHEVLLAALAALPGWEVTPARAGLHVHVTLPPPLSEEEAVRLAAGVGVALTPAAPLALGPRPPAVLLAFAHLTPDRIREGVTRLAGAFT